One genomic window of Arachis hypogaea cultivar Tifrunner chromosome 8, arahy.Tifrunner.gnm2.J5K5, whole genome shotgun sequence includes the following:
- the LOC112708247 gene encoding chlorophyll a-b binding protein P4, chloroplastic, whose product MATVTTQASATVLRPCPSSKARFLSGSSGRLNREVSFRPLRSPSFKVEAKKGEWLPGLASPAYLNGSLPGDNGFDPLGLAEDPENLKWFVQAELVNGRWAMLGVAGMLLPEVFTSIGIINVPKWYDAGKEEYFASSSTLFVIEFILFHYVEIRRWQDIKNPGSVNQDPIFKQYSLPPNEVGYPGGIFNPLNFAPTLEAKEKELANGRLAMLAFLGFIVQHNVTGKGPFDNLLQHISDPWHNTIVQTLSSN is encoded by the exons ATGGCGACTGTAACAACGCAGGCTTCAGCGACTGTATTGAGGCCATGCCCTTCTTCCAAGGCAAGGTTCCTGTCTGGCTCATCTGGCAGACTCAACAGGGAGGTGTCGTTTAGGCCATTGAGATCTCCTTCTTTCAAGGTGGAAGCCAAGAAAGGAGAGTGGTTGCCTGGCTTGGCCTCTCCAGCTTATCTGAATGGCAG TCTTCCGGGAGACAATGGATTCGACCCGTTGGGGCTAGCAGAGGACCCAGAGAACCTGAAGTGGTTCGTACAGGCAGAGCTGGTGAACGGGAGATGGGCGATGCTGGGGGTGGCAGGGATGCTGCTGCCGGAGGTGTTCACGAGCATAGGGATCATAAATGTTCCGAAATGGTACGACGCAGGGAAGGAGGAGTACTTCGCGTCTTCGTCGACCCTGTTTGTGATAGAGTTCATACTCTTCCATTACGTTGAGATCAGGAGATGGCAGGACATCAAGAACCCTGGGAGTGTGAACCAAGACCCCATCTTCAAGCAGTACAGCCTCCCCCCCAACGAGGTCGGCTACCCTGGTGGCATCTTCAACCCCCTCAACTTCGCCCCCACTCTTGAGGCCAAGGAGAAGGAGCTTGCCAATGGCCGCTTGGCTATGCTCGCCTTCTTGGGTTTTATTGTTCAGCACAACGTCACTGGCAAAGGCCCCTTTGACAACCTCTTGCAGCACATCTCTGACCCTTGGCATAATACCATTGTTCAAACGCTCTCTTCCAACTAA